Proteins encoded by one window of Microbacterium testaceum:
- the argB gene encoding acetylglutamate kinase codes for MTHVDLQDTDPAEASERAVTLVESLPWVRKYRDQVVVVKYGGNAMVSDELQDAFAADIAYLRYVGVKPVVVHGGGPQISSMLDRLDIPSEFRGGYRVTSTEAISVVRMVLTGQINPQLVAKVNAHGPLATGLSGEDAGLFGGRRRGVVVDGVEHDLGRVGDVVTVDPQPVLDHLAAGRVPIVSSIAPDLDNPGNSLNVNADAAAAALATALNAKKLVVLTDVPGLYADWPNRDSLVSHLTSTELRAMLPTLESGMIPKMQACLDAVDGGVPTAAIIDGRVPHSVLVELFTSKGIGTEVVA; via the coding sequence ATGACCCACGTCGATCTGCAAGACACCGATCCCGCTGAAGCCAGTGAACGGGCGGTCACGCTCGTCGAGTCGCTACCCTGGGTGCGCAAGTACCGCGACCAGGTCGTGGTGGTGAAGTACGGCGGCAACGCCATGGTCAGCGATGAGCTGCAGGACGCCTTCGCGGCCGACATCGCGTACCTGCGGTACGTGGGCGTGAAGCCCGTCGTCGTGCACGGCGGTGGACCCCAGATCTCGTCGATGCTCGATCGTCTCGACATCCCCAGCGAATTCCGCGGCGGCTACCGCGTCACCTCGACCGAGGCGATCAGCGTGGTGCGCATGGTGCTGACGGGCCAGATCAACCCGCAGCTCGTGGCCAAGGTCAACGCGCACGGACCGCTGGCCACCGGTCTGAGCGGAGAGGACGCGGGCCTGTTCGGCGGTCGACGTCGCGGCGTCGTCGTCGACGGTGTCGAGCACGACCTGGGCCGCGTCGGCGATGTCGTCACGGTCGACCCGCAGCCGGTTCTCGATCACCTCGCCGCGGGCCGTGTGCCGATCGTGTCGAGCATCGCGCCCGACCTCGACAACCCCGGGAACTCGTTGAACGTGAACGCGGATGCCGCGGCGGCGGCGCTCGCGACGGCACTCAATGCCAAGAAGCTCGTCGTCCTGACCGACGTCCCGGGGCTCTACGCCGACTGGCCGAACCGCGACTCGCTCGTGTCGCACCTGACCTCGACCGAGCTGCGCGCGATGCTGCCGACGCTCGAGTCGGGGATGATCCCGAAGATGCAGGCGTGTCTCGACGCCGTCGACGGGGGAGTGCCGACCGCGGCCATCATCGACGGACGCGTGCCCCACTCGGTGCTCGTCGAACTGTTCACCAGCAAGGGAATCGGAACGGAGGTGGTCGCATGA
- the argJ gene encoding bifunctional glutamate N-acetyltransferase/amino-acid acetyltransferase ArgJ → MSVTAPAGFEAAGVAVGLKSTGARDVAVVVNRGPLKVGAAVFTSNRAKANPILWSEQVVTDGTIEAVVLNSGGANCFTGSFGFQTTHQTAERAAELLGVGAGDVVVCSTGLIGTGDEVFRAKVLQGVDEGVAALSVEGGEDASLAIMTTDSKPKRAVHAGDGWSIGGMAKGAGMLAPGLATMLVVLTTDVVLDAAEADAALRSATRVSFDRLDSDGCMSTNDQVTLMASGASGIRVDAEEFAAALAGVCDDLAAQLQGDAEGSSHDITIRVVHAASEDDAVEVGRSVARNNLFKAAIFGNDPNWGRVLAAIGTTDAAFDPYDVDVWMNGVRVCTAGGPDRPREDVDLTPRATDLVIDLKVGEAAATIRTNDLTHDYVHENSAYSS, encoded by the coding sequence GTGAGCGTGACCGCCCCCGCAGGTTTCGAGGCGGCCGGAGTCGCCGTCGGGCTCAAGTCGACCGGCGCGCGAGACGTCGCCGTGGTGGTGAACCGGGGGCCGCTCAAGGTGGGCGCCGCGGTGTTCACGTCGAACCGCGCGAAGGCGAACCCGATCCTGTGGTCGGAGCAGGTCGTCACGGACGGCACGATCGAGGCCGTGGTGCTCAACTCGGGCGGGGCCAACTGCTTCACCGGATCGTTCGGCTTCCAGACGACCCATCAGACCGCCGAGCGTGCGGCCGAGCTCCTCGGCGTCGGCGCGGGCGATGTGGTGGTGTGTTCCACCGGTCTCATCGGCACCGGAGACGAGGTGTTCCGCGCGAAGGTCCTGCAGGGCGTCGACGAGGGCGTCGCCGCTCTCTCGGTCGAGGGTGGAGAAGACGCGTCTCTGGCGATCATGACCACCGACTCGAAGCCCAAGCGCGCGGTCCACGCGGGCGACGGATGGTCGATCGGCGGCATGGCGAAGGGGGCCGGGATGCTGGCCCCGGGCCTGGCGACGATGCTCGTCGTGCTGACGACCGACGTCGTTCTCGACGCCGCGGAGGCCGACGCGGCGCTCCGCTCGGCGACGCGTGTGAGCTTCGACCGGCTCGACTCCGACGGCTGCATGTCGACCAACGACCAGGTCACGCTCATGGCCAGCGGTGCCAGCGGCATCCGAGTGGATGCCGAGGAGTTCGCCGCGGCCCTCGCCGGGGTGTGCGACGACCTCGCCGCGCAGCTGCAGGGCGACGCCGAGGGGTCGAGCCATGACATCACGATTCGGGTCGTGCACGCCGCGAGCGAGGACGACGCCGTCGAGGTCGGTCGCTCGGTCGCCCGCAACAACCTCTTCAAGGCCGCGATCTTCGGCAACGACCCCAACTGGGGGCGGGTGCTCGCCGCCATCGGCACCACCGACGCGGCCTTCGACCCCTACGACGTGGACGTGTGGATGAACGGCGTGCGCGTGTGCACGGCCGGTGGTCCCGATCGCCCTCGCGAGGACGTCGACCTCACCCCCCGCGCCACCGACCTCGTCATCGACCTCAAGGTCGGCGAGGCCGCGGCCACGATCCGCACCAACGACCTCACGCACGATTACGTCCACGAGAACAGCGCCTACTCCTCATGA
- a CDS encoding heparan-alpha-glucosaminide N-acetyltransferase domain-containing protein, with product MTSSPIGRAWSRFDGAGRLVGVDLARGLAVLGMLAAHLLDTERTLTPDPSTWITLVNGRSSILFAVLAGVSIALVTGGPRPLEPQRRPRAAARLALRGALLWVIGLLLVMTGVPVYVILPAYALLFVLALPFLGMRARSLFVAAGVLALVMPWIQPILDAAPVWAGLGGAELEAAVGWAYPFTVWIAFLLAGMGVGRLDLRSLADQGLLAMAGLSLALAGYGFAIATRPVAAGDPYLAAVLTAEDHSSGLWEVLGSGGFALLTIGVCLLLCRTPLRWVAVPLRAVGSMPLTAYVLQLVVWAVVALVLLGDTSDLGGIREAGLFVPLTLGLLVGCTVWALTIGRGPLEMFIDAVVRRIVGRDAAPGAPTRGPAPVIGSGGVGGPR from the coding sequence ATGACCTCGTCGCCGATCGGCCGTGCCTGGTCCCGTTTCGACGGGGCGGGCCGGCTGGTCGGCGTGGACCTCGCGCGGGGTCTGGCGGTGCTGGGCATGCTCGCCGCACACCTGCTCGACACCGAGCGCACTCTCACCCCCGATCCGAGCACATGGATCACCCTCGTGAACGGTCGCTCGTCGATCCTCTTCGCCGTGCTCGCGGGGGTCTCGATCGCCCTCGTCACCGGCGGTCCCCGCCCGCTCGAGCCGCAGCGGCGACCGCGTGCGGCGGCGCGGCTGGCGCTGCGCGGAGCCCTGCTCTGGGTGATCGGGCTGCTGCTGGTGATGACGGGGGTGCCGGTCTACGTCATCCTTCCCGCCTACGCGCTGCTGTTCGTGCTCGCGCTGCCGTTCCTCGGGATGCGCGCGCGCAGCCTCTTCGTCGCCGCGGGCGTGCTCGCGCTGGTCATGCCGTGGATCCAGCCGATCCTCGACGCCGCACCCGTCTGGGCCGGTCTCGGGGGCGCGGAGCTCGAAGCGGCGGTCGGGTGGGCCTACCCGTTCACGGTGTGGATCGCGTTCCTCCTCGCGGGGATGGGGGTGGGGCGACTCGATCTGCGGAGCCTCGCGGATCAAGGGCTCCTCGCGATGGCGGGGCTCTCGCTCGCGCTCGCCGGGTACGGCTTCGCGATCGCCACGCGCCCGGTCGCGGCGGGCGACCCCTACCTCGCCGCCGTGCTGACCGCCGAGGATCACTCCTCGGGGCTGTGGGAGGTCCTCGGCTCGGGCGGCTTCGCCCTGCTGACGATCGGGGTGTGCCTGCTGCTGTGCCGTACCCCGCTGCGCTGGGTGGCGGTGCCGCTGCGCGCGGTCGGCTCGATGCCACTCACCGCGTACGTGCTGCAGCTGGTGGTCTGGGCCGTCGTGGCGCTGGTGCTGTTGGGTGACACCTCCGACCTCGGGGGCATCCGCGAGGCGGGATTGTTCGTGCCCCTCACCCTGGGGCTCCTCGTGGGCTGCACGGTCTGGGCGCTCACGATCGGCCGCGGCCCGCTCGAGATGTTCATCGACGCCGTCGTGCGCCGGATCGTGGGGCGGGATGCCGCGCCGGGGGCGCCGACGCGGGGTCCGGCGCCCGTCATCGGCTCCGGCGGTGTCGGCGGCCCTCGCTAG
- the argF gene encoding ornithine carbamoyltransferase — protein sequence MTRHLLRDDDLTPAEQAEILDLAIELKKDRWAQKPLEGPQTVAVIFDKSSTRTRVSFAVGIADLGGSPLIISTANSQLGGKETPSDTARVLERQVAAIVWRTYAQAGLEEMARGTRVPVINALSDDFHPCQLLADLLTIREHKGELKGLTLSFFGDGRSNMAHSYVLAGVTAGMHVRVAAPDDYAPRADVIADAERIAAETGGSISLVSDPEAAASGADVVVTDTWVSMGKEEEKIARIRDLGGFKVTTELMTRAADDAIFIHCLPADRGYEVDAEVIDGPQSVVWDEAENRLHAQKALLVWLLRQQ from the coding sequence GTGACCCGCCACCTGCTGCGTGACGACGACCTGACCCCGGCCGAGCAGGCCGAGATCCTCGACCTCGCGATCGAGCTGAAGAAGGATCGCTGGGCGCAGAAGCCGCTCGAAGGCCCCCAGACGGTCGCCGTCATCTTCGACAAGTCGTCGACGCGCACCCGTGTCTCGTTCGCCGTCGGCATCGCCGACCTCGGCGGCTCGCCGCTGATCATCTCGACCGCCAACAGCCAGCTCGGCGGCAAGGAGACCCCCTCCGACACCGCGCGCGTGCTCGAGCGTCAGGTCGCCGCGATCGTGTGGCGCACCTACGCCCAGGCGGGTCTCGAAGAGATGGCGCGCGGGACGCGCGTGCCGGTCATCAACGCCCTCAGCGACGACTTCCACCCGTGCCAGCTGCTGGCCGACCTGCTCACGATCCGCGAGCACAAGGGCGAGCTGAAGGGTCTGACCCTGTCGTTCTTCGGCGACGGCCGCAGCAACATGGCGCACTCCTACGTCCTCGCCGGCGTCACCGCGGGCATGCACGTGCGCGTTGCCGCGCCCGACGACTACGCGCCCCGCGCCGACGTGATCGCCGATGCCGAGCGCATCGCCGCCGAGACCGGTGGGTCGATCTCGCTGGTCAGCGATCCGGAGGCTGCGGCATCCGGAGCCGACGTCGTCGTCACCGACACCTGGGTGTCGATGGGCAAAGAAGAGGAGAAGATCGCGCGCATCCGCGACCTGGGCGGGTTCAAGGTCACGACCGAGCTCATGACCCGCGCCGCCGACGACGCGATCTTCATCCACTGCCTTCCCGCCGACCGCGGCTACGAGGTCGACGCCGAGGTCATCGACGGCCCGCAGAGCGTGGTGTGGGACGAGGCCGAGAACCGGCTGCACGCCCAGAAGGCCCTTCTGGTGTGGCTTCTGCGCCAGCAATGA
- a CDS encoding acetylornithine transaminase, translated as MTADTTQETGAQRAAWQDDAGRDLVRSFGDRMALFVRGEGAYVWDSEGTKYLDFLAGIAVNALGHAHPVFVKAVSEQAATLAHVSNYFATPPQLAMAARLKRLAGTGESGRVYFGNSGAEANEAALKLARLHGRGTDRTRILTLKGGFHGRTMGALALTGKPALQADFLPMVPGVEHIDATIEALEAAMDERVAAFLVEPIQGEAGVVELPEGYLQAAREITARHGALLIIDEIQTGAGRTGAWFGFQHAGIVPDAITVAKGIGGGFPIGALITFGAASDLFFPGTHGSTFGGNALGTAVGGAVLEEIESAGLVENAARRETQLREGIAALGSPLVAGVRGRGLLLGIGLTSPVARAVVAAAQQHGLVVNAANDDTIRIAPPLTIQDAEISDFLHLFGAALATVSDALILEGAPA; from the coding sequence ATGACCGCGGACACGACTCAGGAAACCGGGGCGCAGCGCGCCGCCTGGCAGGATGACGCGGGACGCGACCTCGTGCGCAGCTTCGGCGACCGCATGGCGCTGTTCGTCCGCGGCGAGGGGGCGTACGTCTGGGACAGCGAGGGCACGAAGTACCTCGACTTCCTCGCGGGCATCGCCGTGAACGCCCTCGGTCACGCGCACCCCGTGTTCGTGAAGGCCGTCTCGGAGCAGGCGGCGACGCTCGCTCACGTGTCGAACTACTTCGCCACGCCCCCGCAGCTGGCGATGGCGGCGCGGCTGAAGCGCCTCGCCGGGACGGGCGAGTCGGGTCGCGTGTACTTCGGCAACTCCGGCGCCGAGGCCAACGAGGCTGCGCTCAAGCTCGCTCGCCTGCACGGTCGCGGCACCGACCGCACCCGGATCCTGACCCTCAAGGGCGGGTTCCACGGCCGCACGATGGGTGCCCTGGCTCTCACCGGCAAGCCCGCGCTGCAGGCCGACTTCCTGCCGATGGTCCCGGGCGTCGAGCACATCGACGCCACGATCGAGGCCCTCGAGGCCGCGATGGACGAGCGCGTCGCCGCCTTCCTCGTGGAGCCCATCCAGGGCGAGGCCGGAGTGGTCGAGCTGCCCGAGGGCTACCTGCAGGCGGCGCGCGAGATCACGGCGCGCCACGGTGCGCTGCTGATCATCGACGAGATCCAGACCGGCGCGGGCCGGACCGGCGCGTGGTTCGGCTTCCAGCACGCCGGGATCGTTCCGGATGCCATCACGGTGGCCAAGGGCATCGGCGGCGGCTTCCCGATCGGCGCGCTCATCACCTTCGGTGCGGCCAGTGACCTGTTCTTCCCCGGCACCCACGGCTCGACCTTCGGCGGCAACGCCCTGGGTACCGCCGTCGGAGGGGCCGTGCTCGAAGAGATCGAGTCCGCCGGCCTCGTCGAGAACGCCGCGCGGCGCGAGACGCAGCTGCGCGAGGGGATCGCCGCCCTCGGCTCGCCCCTCGTCGCGGGCGTGCGCGGTCGTGGTCTGCTCCTCGGCATCGGACTCACGAGCCCCGTCGCCAGGGCCGTGGTCGCCGCCGCCCAGCAGCACGGTCTGGTCGTCAACGCCGCGAACGACGACACGATCCGCATCGCGCCGCCCCTGACGATCCAGGATGCCGAAATCTCGGACTTCCTGCACCTCTTCGGTGCCGCGCTCGCCACGGTGTCCGACGCCCTCATCCTGGAAGGAGCCCCCGCGTGA